In Mycteria americana isolate JAX WOST 10 ecotype Jacksonville Zoo and Gardens chromosome 4, USCA_MyAme_1.0, whole genome shotgun sequence, the genomic stretch TGCTGGTGGTGGAGAATTTCCCGGCCAGCTCATCCGGACCCCCGGCTGTGCAAGGAGGGGGgtggtcgggggggggggggggggttggtgggTGCAGTaggacaaccccccccccccggtcaccCCCTCTTCAGCGTGGCTCCCCTGTTACCTCCGGAGTCCAGGAGCTTGAGGTCATGGTGCTTCTCGTAGGCAAAGatggccctggggggggggtgtcagggttGGGGGGTCAGCGGAGCAGCACGGGCAGCTGCCCTCGTCCCCACAAGGTCACCCGTGGCAGGCAGCATGGCCACCGGGACGTCCACGGCTGCAGCAGGCGGTGGCCACCGACCCGCtccgggcagcgccggccggtggatgcccccccccgcccccggggggcagcggggccggtggCAGCGGCTCTCCCGGGGGAGggagccgggagctgccccggggggggggacggggggaggcAGCCTGGGGACCTGCCggcccggggacacccccccgtgcccccctcgTGCCGCCTGCCCGGGCTGAATTCGTGGAAGTGCCGCAGGCAGCATCCGCCCCGGGGACAATGGGGCCGCGGGAAGCGTCGCAGCGGCACGGCCcccccctggccccggcccccggggctgcccccggcccaAGCCCCTCCGGGCGATGCTGGCGATGCCCAGCACCGCGCTGGCACCGCACGCGGTGCCCGGGACCCTGCCACCGGCCAGGCAGACCCCGACCCGCTGGCCCCCGTCGGCCCCGTcctccccctgcctgcccagagggagaagcagccccggccccccggctgTGCCGGGAcgcctgcccggggccggggaccgggggggctccggggccggggACTCCTCGCTGGCGGAGGCCCTGGCCGGGCATTCCCCGCCGGCGCTGCTGCCTCTTTGTCTCCGCATGGCTCCGATTACACACGCATGTGGCGGCACGCCGCGCTCCACGCCGGCCGGgacacggcacggcacggctccgGGAGCACACGTACAGCgtggcacggcgcggcacggcgcggcgtgGCAGGGCACGGCAGGGCTCGGCAGGGCGTATCGCAGCGCGGCGTGGCACTGGCACGTCGTGGCAcaccacggcacggcacggcatggcacggcatggcaagCCGGGGCAGGGCACGCTGGCTGCACGCGGCAGGCCTGGCCGGCAGCGGGAACAGGCGCTGGAGCTGGGCCAGCCGCGCTCCAGCACCGCGGCCTGCGGGCCGGCACAGCGGTTCAGGGGCAGAGGCCAGCgcccgggcggccggcggccTCGCGGCCCAGCCGAGCGTGCCGCTGCGGGGCGGCGAGGTGAGGGGCGGCCACGGGTGCCGGTGCCGCTCCGGTGCCGTCGCCCCCCACGCCGCCGCCGTCGCCCACCCGGGGCCCTGCCGGCGATGTCGGCCCGGCGAGGCGAGGCCACGCCGGCTCAGGCCGCGGCGCGGGGTTTCAGGGGGAAGCCGgctccagccccgcgcccgcggcACCGTCCCGGGACGGGCGCCCGGCCCGGTGGGgaccggggacccccgggggcaGGCGggaccccgctccccccccccaccaccccgcggcggagggcgggggcGCAGCCGGGCAGGGCACCCCGACCGCCCGGGCACCCGCGGGTGCCCCCGGCGccttccccggccccggcccgcccggccgccgcagcGGGAGCCGGTGCCGGGTTCCCGGCGGCCCCCGGcgcacccacccccccccccccgcgctgtgccccgggccccggcgccgctcccagcccggcggcggcgggaccgggcggggcggggccggagcgggcgcCCGGTTCCCAGCGCGGCTCGGCgggcggggctcagccccgggacCGCGGGCCCGTCCCggcgcccccggcagcccccccgcccccgcgtcCCGCCCGGGACCCCGGtgcgccccgggccgcccccgtcCCGGTGCCGCTGCCCGGTGCGGCTCggacccccccgccgccgcccgcgccccgctgcgccgccgcccgccctgcccgtgccgctgcccgctgcccgctgcccgccgcccggtgccggtgccggtgccgtcCCCGGCCTCACCAGTTGGTCCCGGCCCGGGGGTTGCCCACGTCCTCCTTGGCCGCCAGCAGCGCCAGCCGGTGCCgctccagccccggggccgccatcccgcgcccgccgccccgcagccccgcggcccctgcgcccgccccgcccccgccccgccgcccacGGGCGGGACCGGGCGGcaccgggcggggcgggggcggcggcggcgccgggcgggcggggcgggcgcggggggacgcggggcgcggccggggccggggccggggccggggcccgcggGGGAGCAACCGGGACACCGGGCGCTGGACGCGCTGGGTCCCACCGGGACGTGGGTGCCGTGCCAGGACCCTGCACTGGAAGTGGGTCCCAGACTGGGACGTGGGTGCTGGGCAGGGTCCTGCACTGGGACGTGGGTGCTGGGCAGGGTCCCACCATGGGACGTGGGTGCTGTGTGGAGTCCCTCACCGAGACATGGGTGCTGCACAGGGTCCCGCACCGGGACGTGGGTGCTGTGTGGGGTCCTGCACTGGGACGTGGGTGCTGTGCCAGGATCCTGCACTGGGAAATGGGTTCCAGCCTGGGATATGGGTGCTGTGCAGGGTCCCACCGTGGGACATGGGTGctgtgcagggtcctgcactgggctgtgggtgctgtgcAGGGTCCCACCATGGGACACGGGTGCTGTGCCAGAATCCAGCACTGGGAAGTGGGTCCCAGACCGGGACGTGGGTGCTGTGCGGGGTCCCACTGGGACGTGGGTGCAGGTCCCAGGGTCCCGGTGGGTCGTGGGTGCTGTGCCGGGATCCTGCACCGGGATGTGGGTGCTGCGCGGGTGCCAGGGGAAGGGCACGCCGGACTGCGGGCAGGCTGCGCTGcccagctgtgcaggcagggccgTGCGGGCAAGCCGGGGTGCAGGATGCTccgccgggcaggggctggcatggggggtcccgtcccccgtccccgtcccccgtcgGACGCCAGCTGCCCCATCCCGGCGGAGCCGTGCTCGGCCCGTTCCCTTATTTGGTCACCGCGGCCTCCAAACCCCAAAGccccagagagagaaaatattcgCAGCGGTGGCTGGAAAATGaggccttggggctgggggggtccccgggcccaCACGGATGTGGGCAGGGGGGGCCCGGGGATCCCCCAAGCCCAGGGCCAGGCCCCACATGCCCCGGGCCCCCCCTAGGCAAGGGCACCCATCTGCTGCGGCCACCGAGCCGCCATGGCCACCAGCCACGGCAACGTGACCACACAGGGCCTGTGCCACCctccctgggggtcctggggggtcctgggggtcctggaggagggctgtgggtgctgggacAGGGGCAGTGCTGGGACACGGGCAGTGCTGGGACATGGGCAGTGCTGGGACACGGGTGGTGTCACTGGTATGTACTGGGGCACTCTGATGTCACTGTTTCCACTCATGCGTACTGGTGCTGGTGGTTTGTACTGGTGTGCACTGGTGTTCCTGGTGTCACTGTGGGGAGAGGCGGGCGCCAGCTGTACCGGCAGTGCGGTCTGCGGGGGGTGAACGGTGtcactgctgtcactgctgtcactGGTGTCGCTGCTgcctctggtgctgctgctgtcactggtgtCGTGGCTGCCGCTGGTGTCGCTGCTGCCTCTGGTGCCGCTGGTGTCGCTGCTGTCACTGGTGTTACTGGTGTCACTGCTgcctctggtgctgctgctgtcactggtgtCGTGGCTGTCGCTGGTGCCACTGGTGTCACTGCTGTCGCTGGTGCCGCTGGTGTCGCTGCTGTCGCTGGTGTCGCTGGTGCCGCTGGTGTTGCTGCTGTCACTGGTGTCACTGCTgcctctggtgctgctgctgtcactggtgtCGTGGCTGTCGCTGGTGCCACTGGTGTcactgctgtcgctgctgccgctggtgtcgctgctgtcgctggtgtggctgctgtcactgctgccgctggtgtcactgctgtcgctgctgtcgctggtgtcgctggtgtcactgctgtcgctgctgtcgctgctgccgctggtgtcactggtgtcgctggtgtcgctgctgtcactggtgtcgctggtgtcgctgctgtcactgctgtcactggtgtcgctggtgtcgctgctgtcgctgctgccgctggtgtcgctgctgtcgctgctgtcgctggtgtcgctggtgtcgctgctgtcgctgctgccgctggtgtcgctggtgtcgctggtgtcgctggtgtcactgctgtcgctgctgccgctggtgtcgctgctgtcgctggtgtggctgctgtcactgctgccgctggtgtcactgctgtcgctgctgtcgctggtgtcgctggtgtcactgctgtcgctgctgtcgctgctgccgctggtgtcactggtgtcgctggtgtcgctgctgtcactgctgtcactggtgtcgctggtgtcgctggtgtcgctgctgtcgctggtgtcgctggtgtcgctggtgtcgctgctgtcgctgctgccgctggtgtcgctgctgtcactgctgtcactggtgtcgctggtgtcgctgctgtcactggtgtcgctggtgtcgctgctgtcactgctgtcactggtgtcgctggtgtcgctgctgtcgctgctgccgctggtgtcgctgctgtcgctgctgtcgctggtgtcgctggtgtcgctgctgtcgctgctgccgctggtgtcgctggtgtcgctggtgtcgctggtgtcactgctgtcgctgctgccgctggtgtcgctgctgtcgctggtgtggctgctgtcactgctgccgctggtgtcactgctgtcgctgctgtcgctggtgtcgctggtgtcactgctgtcgctgctgtcgctgctgccgctggtgtcactggtgtcgctggtgtcgctgctgtcactgctgtcactggtgtcgctggtgtcgctggtgtcgctgctgtcgctggtgtcgctggtgtcgctggtgtcgctgctgtcgctgctgccgctggtgtcgctgctgtcactgctgtcgctgctgccgctggtgtcgctgctgccgctggtgtcgctggtgtcgctggtgtcgctgctgccgctgctgtcgCCGCTGTCGCCGGTGCCGCcggtccctgcccaccccctccccgccgccggtgcccccgctggctcccgccccgcccccgggtcGGGTGGGCGGGGcgtgggggggagggggcgtgtccctccggccccgcccctcgGGCTGGGCGTGGCCGCCGCCAGCCGCCAggggggcgggggtgcgggggtgcggggggggtgcggTCACGTGGgcgcggcgccccctggcggcgctCCTTTGTCCGCgcgcgggcggggccgcggcggggcgggcgcggattggcggcgggaggaggggcggggggggggcggggcgaggcgggcggctCGGCCTCGGGttggcggggccggcggggcggggccggcggggcggggccggcggggcggggcgggcgcggattggcggcggggcggggcgggcggggtaacgggcccgggcggcggcggcggcggcggcggcgcgggcatGGGCGGGGGGCGGCGCTGAGCGCGGCCGCTCCGTGCGGGGCCGCTGCCCGAGCCCCGgcgtcccccggccccgccggcgcccaTGGACCTGGACGTGGACTACGAGCGCCCCAACGTCGAGACCATCAAGTGCGTGGTGGTGGGCGACAACGCGGTGGGGAAGACGCGGCTGATCTGCGCCCGCGCCTGCAACGCCACGCTCAGCCAGTACCAGCTGCTGGCCACGCACGTCCCCACCGTCTGGGCCATCGACCAGTACCGCGTCTGCCAGGaggtgcggggccggcggcgcggcctcccggggggcgcggggggggctgcggggctgccccggggggggggcggcggcgggtggcggcggcggcggggccgtgacGGCGGCGCTCCCTGTCCGGGCAGGTGCTGGAGCGCTCCCGGGATGTGGTGGACGAGGTCAGCGTCTCCCTGCGCCTCTGGGACACCTTCGGGGACCACCACAAGGACCGGCGCTTCGCCTACGGCAGGTGGGACCGCgggcgccccgagccccgccggcggcaccccgacccccggccctgcccgcccccgcggggcGTGGGGCCGGAGggggccccggggctcccgccaGCGCCCCGAGAGCGGCTCTGGCACCCCCGACCCTCGGGGGGTCCGGGAGCGCACCCGccccccggccgggggctgccgcagAGCCCCGGGGGCACCGCGGCCCCAGCAGCGGGGCTGCGCCCCCcgacagcccccggccccgggcggggagCCCCGGGTGCTCGCGGCTTCCCCGGGAGCAGCCGGCACCACCCGTGCCCGGGCGCCTGTTTGGGGTAGGGGGGCAGCGCCAGGGCGcgggttggggtgctggggtccccgcCTCCCTGGAGGGTGCGGACCCTGGGCAGGCGTCCCGTCCCGGCAGGCGCTGAGCCCCCcacgccgtggggcagagccgggggctcTTTCAGCCGAGCAGGGGGGGTGTCTGGCCccgcagggctgtccccagggctggggccctTCCCTCGGGGGTGCTGGGGCCCTTCCCTCGGGGGTGCTGGGGCCCTTCCCTCGGGGGTGCTGGGACCCttccctgggggtgctggggccctTCCCTCGGGGGTGCTGGCCCAGCAGTGGGAGAAGTCCCTGGGCCGTTTACAGCCCGGGGAGACTGGGGGGGCTGTGGCCGAGCAGTCACCGGCCCCCCCAGGCTCCCCGGGCTGTAAACAACCCCCCTTCCCCGTGGTCACGGGCACGTCCAGGCTCTTATCGCCCGCCGCACCACACCAGCGCGGCTTGGCAGGCCCTAATCTCCCCTCCACCCTgcctggggccggggcagccccgcggggtgGGTGCGCTcctggccgggggctgcccgaGGTGCTCggtgctgcccgccccgccggggctgccggctccgtccccgcggggcggtgggtgccgggTCCCGGCTCAGGCCGGTGTCGCCCGTGGGTGAGCGGCGGCTCCCGTGCTGGCCGGGGGCCCACGGGAGGCGGCGGGTGGCATCTATCTTGGTCCCTGACACGGGCCCGGCTCCAAACGCGTCTCCTGGTCACGTCTCGGCGAGGCGCAGACTAAAAACAAACCAGGTCTGGGGCCACGTGGCTGCTCCCGGCCGCCTTATAAGgccctgggggctgcggggacctgGGCGCTGCTGGCACCTCCCGTACGTCCCCTGTCACCTTGCCCGGGGAGGCTCCCCCGAGCCGCTGGCGGTGCCGGTGCTGGGCCGGGACAGCACCGGCAATGGGACGGCACCCTGCCGGCCCCACGGGAGGGAGCCGAGCCACACACCGGGcgcagggaaggggatggggcgGCCAGGCAGGAcggtccctgcagccctgcccgtgccgggGGCTGGCACCCGCTCTGGCGCTTGCCTGGCCGCTCTCCGTGGGCTTCTCCTTGCACCCCCTCGTGTCTGGTCGCTGCCCCAGTGCTCCGCGGGGTGTTTCTGGGGCTAGGACGAgccctgtgccgtgccgtgccggtcCTGTGCCCTACCCGAGCCGGGGCAGCCCTTGGCTTGGCCGACTGTGGTGACCCAGAGCCGGGTGCCCTCGGCTGCCTCCTTCGTCCCGGCTGCCCCGTGCGCGGCgatggggctccccagggccgtggggcagagcccggccggggcaggcgcggggtcccggggtgggggcAGCCGGCTTCAGCAACGGGCGTCCCTGGAGAGGGATGGGACCCCACTGCTGTTCCCTGGGCaagggggggtgcagggtgcgGCCCGGGGACGCGGGGTCACAGCAGGTCAcgctggggcagggctgccctcaccctcctcttcctcctcctcctcctctccctcctcctcctcctcctcctcctcctcctcctggccgcAGGTCGGATGTGGTCGTGCTCTGCTTCTCCCTGGCGAACCCCAACTCCCTGCGCCACGTGAAGACGATGTGGTACCCTGAGATCAAGCACTTCTGCCCCCGGACGCCCATCGTGCTGGTGGGGTGCCAGCTGGACCTGCGCTACGCCGACCTGGAGGCCGTCAACCGGGCCCGCCGCCCCTTGGCCAAGTGAGGCCGCCGCgctgggcgggcggggggtggcggggccgggagggcagagggggaccGGGCCGCTCCGTGCGCGGTGACGCGGCCCCgctctgtcccccccccaggcccaTCAAGCCCACGGACATCCTGCCCCCGGAGCGGGGCCACGAGGTGGCCAAGGAGCTGGGGGTGCCCTACTACGAGACCAGCGTGGTGGCCCAGTTCGGCATCAAGGACGTCTTCGACAACGCCATCCGGGCCGCTCTCATCTCCCGCCGGCACCTCCAGTTCTGGAAGTCCCACCTGAAGAAGATGCAGCGGCCGCTGCTGCAggcccccttcctgccccccaagCCCCCGCCGCCTGTCATCCAGGTCCCCGACCCGCCGGCCAGCCGCGGCTGGGGCCCCGCCGCCCTCTTCTGCACCCCGCTCTGCGCTGACGTCGTCTTCCAGCTCCAGGGCGGCCAGCGGGTCTTCGCCCACCGCGTCTACCTGGCCACCTCCTGCTCCAAGTTCTACGACCTCTTCACCCTGGaggggccgcggggagggggcaaGGAGCCGGCCGCCCGCACCAAGAGCCTggacggggagcggggggccctGGCCGAGGGGGCGTGCGCCCCGCTGCGGACTTCGCAGAGCGACGATGCCctgcggccggcggcgggggacggcgcggcgcccggcggcggccaCGACCTGTCGGCCTGGGGCCGCGGCTTCGTCAGCATGCGCTGGGAGCTGGTGGCGGACCCCGTGGCAGGGCGGGAGAAGCGGATGGCGGTGGTGCGCATGGACCGGcgggtgcaggcagagcccttCCGCGCCGTGCTGGAGTACCTCTACACCGGGCGGCTGGACCAGGCCCGCGGGGACCTGATGCAGGTGGCCACCATCGccgagctgctggaggtcttcgACCTGCGCATGATGGTGGCCAACGTGCTCAACAAGGAGAGCTTCATGAACCAGGAGATCACCAAGGCCTTCCACGTCCGCCGCGCCAACCGCATCAAGGagtgcctggggaagggggtcTTCGCAGGTAGGGGGGtccctggccgggggggcagagggagggctgcgggggctgccccggccgggagGTCACcaggctccttcccctccagccgaGCATCCCGGCTCCCACGGTGCCCTGCGTGGACCCGGGGCTCCCGGCCGCCCCGattcccctcccctccgccgagGCCGTCGTGGTCTGGGGTCCCAGAGCCCTCCTCCCTTCCCCGTGCCGTCCCCGGCACCCATGTGGCGGTGCCACGCTCCCCGGGCTGGGTCAGCCACGGCGGGGGCTGCAGGCGGTGCCTGGGGTGCGCGTCCCCGGGCCAGTCGTGTCGGGGCTGGGGTGGCCGAGGGGTGACTGTCCCGGTGCCGAGGCTGTCCCCTCGCCGTCCCAGATGTGGTTTTCCGCGTGGACGACGGGGCCGTGCCAGCGCACAAGCCCCTGCTCATCGCCGGCTGCGACTGGATGATGGCCATGTTCCGGGGAGCTTTCCGGGAGAGCTATGCCGCCGAGGTGAGGGGGCCGTGGGGGGGACGGCAGGAGGGGTGTCCCCGCTGGCTCTGCCACGAGGCTGCCGGGAGGACGGGCGGCTCTTGGCAGCACCGGCTCTGCTGGGGGCCGGCTCGGATGCCCCGCGGCCCTGGCACATGCGAGGGctgtgccggggcggggggagctgtgccggggcgggggggctgtgcagggcaggcagtgccGGTGGCCGGGCAGGGTCCGTCCTTCCCGCCGAGCCCGTCCTGCTGCCGGTGGCGGCTCTGCAGGCCgggccccccccagaccccctgccccacaggtctCCCTGCCCGGCACCAACTGCGCCTGCCTGCGCGCCGTCCTCGACTTCCTCTACACCGGCGTCTTCACCCCCACGCCCGACCTGGACGCGATGGAGCTCCTCATCCTCACCAACCgcctctgcctgccccggctgcaggCGCTCACAGGTGAGgacggggcccccccggccccggcccccgttGACGTCACCTGCCAATACGATGAAggcgcggcggggacgggggaTCGATGCGTCCCCAGCGTGTCATTAACGGGGACCTTACGTAAGagccggctgagccccggggCGCAGGCTGGCTGCCGGGGCGCACGTCCCCGGTGcgtgcggcccccccccccccccgccccggcgctgatggccccccctccgcccccagaGCAGTACGCCGTGGACGAGCTGCTGCGAGCCTTCATGCAGCGGGTGGAGATCGACGAGCAGGTGATCATCTACCTGGAGATGACGCAGGTAggcggggggccgccgccgcggcgcgaGCCCTGCGGCCCGGGGGGACGCAAGCCCCCGCGGGGCAGGCGCTGGCGGGTGGGGGGTGCGGGCAGCTGCccagcccgccctgccccgctctgcccccagTTCCACAACGCCCGGCAGCTGGCCGCCTGGTGCCTGCACTACATCTGCACCAACTACAACAGCGTCTGCCGCCGCTTCCCCCGCGAGATGAAGTTCATGTCCCCAGGTACGGCGCGGGGGGGCGAGGGCAGGGACGCGGGCGCGGGGGCCCGTGCGGTGCTTCTCTGACGCCCCGGTGCCGTCGCCCCGCAGAGAACCAGGCGCACTTTGAGCGGCACCGTTGGCCGCCGGTGTGGTACCTGAAGGAGGAGGACCTGTACCTGCGCTCCAAGaaggagcgggagcgggaggagCAGCTGCAGCGCAAGCAGCACACCCGCAGCAAGTGGTGCTTCTGGCGGCCCTCGCCCCACGTCTCCtgagccgcggccgccccgctgcgccgggggcacggccgggccggggggccgctCGCtcggcccctctccccgccgAGGGCTGCCGCTCCCCCGGCTGCCGCCCGTTTACGCCCTCGCCCCGGCTGTTTAcaggcgctgcccgccgccgctcGCGGGGTCGCGTCCCGCCGTGCCTTTCCCcggcgcgggagcggggccggccacGCCGAGCCGAGCGGTGCCGGCAgggccccctccgccccggccaACGCTGGTGCTACCTCTGACCGAGCAGTATTgtggggccgggggctccgccggcctcctcctcctcccggggggctccccccgcccgtGCCGAGcgctccccgggcagggctgtCTGGTGCTGTACCCCCCCTCCGCGACGCAGGCGGGGGGCCGAGCTGTGAGTGGGGCGGGaggtggggtgggcacgggggtCCCCGGGTGCTCGGGGGGCTGTaggagctgctcctgcccggggggAGGTGGCCCGGCCCCCCCAGCTCATCTCTGTGCCTTGGACGCGTCCCCGCGGGGCCACGGGCTGTGTCCCTGTGCTGGGGCCCCTCGTCCccggcccggctctcccggggtCCCCGGCCTGAACTGCACAACCATTTTTACACTTTTTTACCCCCGCCCCATGAGCCCACTGGCCCtcgggcccccccgccccaggggcccccccggcacggggagcggggctgcccacgCCTCTCAGCATCGGCTGTTTTAACctttaataaagccttttgtAACTGGGGCGGCCtctgctctccccccaccccacggtTCTCGGCCATCACCCCCCCGTGcttcaccccaccccccccccccccccccaggaaggAGCGACACGGGGGGCTGCATTCAAGTGCATTTATCACAGGTGGGGGGTACACAGCCCGTGGGGGGGCAGGGAACCGGAGCGTGGGGTCTGACCTATAGCGGGGGGGACACGGCCTGGGGGGGGTGGGTACAGCATGGGGGGGGCCCTGGTCACAGGTGGTGCGTGCTGGGGGGGACGCAGGACTGGGGCACAcggggggggctgtgccccatAGCACAGGGGAGCAGGATCCCGGCCACTGCCCTCGCCCCCAGCatggcaggaggggctggggggggggcagcccccgggaggGGGTTGGGGCGCAGCATCTGCCCCCCGCGCCCGGCACGGCCTGGCCTGGGCAGGGTCAAagctggggggcgcggggcgagAAGGGGGGTACGGAGCGGGGGGACGGCGCGGCAGCGGCGCGGCTCTGCCGGCGGTGACCCGGGGGGTCCTGGCGGGGAGCGCGGTGCGGCCgcctctgccttttccagcccaggagcgcagccgcggccccgcgcgtctggccagcagccctggggaCGCAAGGTCCCACGGGGACGCGCGTGTCCCCGGGGAGGACAAGAGGCTCCTCTCCTCCGCCCAGGTAACTCTGCCGCCCCGGGGGAGGGCGGCCC encodes the following:
- the LOC142408715 gene encoding uncharacterized protein LOC142408715; translated protein: MGAGGAGGRRGSGSGPARSGRAQRRPPPIPRGGAGGTRPLPPTPRPPDPGAGREPAGAPAAGRGWAGTGGTGDSGDSSGSSDTSDTSDTSGSSDTSGSSDSSDSSDTSGSSDSSDTSDTSDTSDSSDTSDTSDTSDSSDSSDTSDTSDTSGSSDSSDSSDTSDTSDSSDSSDTSGSSDSSHTSDSSDTSGSSDSSDTSDTSDTSDTSGSSDSSDTSDTSDSSDSSDTSGSSDSSDTSDTSDSSDSSDTSDTSDSSDTSDTSDSSDSSDTSGSSDSSDTSDTSDTSDSSDTSDTSDTSDSSDSSDTSDTSDTSGSSDSSDSSDTSDTSDSSDSSDTSGSSDSSHTSDSSDTSGSSDSSDTSDTSDTSDTSGSSDSSDTSDTSDSSDSSDTSGSSDSSDTSDTSDSSDSSDTSDTSDSSDTSDTSDTSGSSDSSDSSDTSDTSDSSDSSDTSGSSDSSHTSDSSDTSGSSDSSDTSGTSDSHDTSDSSSTRGSSDTSDSSNTSGTSDTSDSSDTSGTSDSSDTSGTSDSHDTSDSSSTRGSSDTSNTSDSSDTSGTRGSSDTSGSHDTSDSSSTRGSSDTSDSSDSSDTVHPPQTALPVQLAPASPHSDTRNTSAHQYKPPAPLGSAACPQSGVPFPWHPRSTHIPVQDPGTAPTTHRDPGTCTHVPVGPRTAPTSRSGTHFPVLDSGTAPVSHAPMSR
- the LOC142408791 gene encoding rho-related BTB domain-containing protein 2-like isoform X1, producing the protein MDLDVDYERPNVETIKCVVVGDNAVGKTRLICARACNATLSQYQLLATHVPTVWAIDQYRVCQEVLERSRDVVDEVSVSLRLWDTFGDHHKDRRFAYGRSDVVVLCFSLANPNSLRHVKTMWYPEIKHFCPRTPIVLVGCQLDLRYADLEAVNRARRPLAKPIKPTDILPPERGHEVAKELGVPYYETSVVAQFGIKDVFDNAIRAALISRRHLQFWKSHLKKMQRPLLQAPFLPPKPPPPVIQVPDPPASRGWGPAALFCTPLCADVVFQLQGGQRVFAHRVYLATSCSKFYDLFTLEGPRGGGKEPAARTKSLDGERGALAEGACAPLRTSQSDDALRPAAGDGAAPGGGHDLSAWGRGFVSMRWELVADPVAGREKRMAVVRMDRRVQAEPFRAVLEYLYTGRLDQARGDLMQVATIAELLEVFDLRMMVANVLNKESFMNQEITKAFHVRRANRIKECLGKGVFADVVFRVDDGAVPAHKPLLIAGCDWMMAMFRGAFRESYAAEVSLPGTNCACLRAVLDFLYTGVFTPTPDLDAMELLILTNRLCLPRLQALTEQYAVDELLRAFMQRVEIDEQVIIYLEMTQFHNARQLAAWCLHYICTNYNSVCRRFPREMKFMSPENQAHFERHRWPPVWYLKEEDLYLRSKKEREREEQLQRKQHTRSKWCFWRPSPHVS
- the LOC142408791 gene encoding rho-related BTB domain-containing protein 2-like isoform X2; this encodes MDLDVDYERPNVETIKCVVVGDNAVGKTRLICARACNATLSQYQLLATHVPTVWAIDQYRVCQEVLERSRDVVDEVSVSLRLWDTFGDHHKDRRFAYGRSDVVVLCFSLANPNSLRHVKTMWYPEIKHFCPRTPIVLVGCQLDLRYADLEAVNRARRPLAKPIKPTDILPPERGHEVAKELGVPYYETSVVAQFGIKDVFDNAIRAALISRRHLQFWKSHLKKMQRPLLQAPFLPPKPPPPVIQVPDPPASRGWGPAALFCTPLCADVVFQLQGGQRVFAHRVYLATSCSKFYDLFTLEGPRGGGKEPAARTKSLDGERGALAEGACAPLRTSQSDDALRPAAGDGAAPGGGHDLSAWGRGFVSMRWELVADPVAGREKRMAVVRMDRRVQAEPFRAVLEYLYTGRLDQARGDLMQVATIAELLEVFDLRMMVANVLNKESFMNQEITKAFHVRRANRIKECLGKGVFADVVFRVDDGAVPAHKPLLIAGCDWMMAMFRGAFRESYAAEVSLPGTNCACLRAVLDFLYTGVFTPTPDLDAMELLILTNRLCLPRLQALTVRRGRAAASLHAAGGDRRAGDHLPGDDAVPQRPAAGRLVPALHLHQLQQRLPPLPPRDEVHVPREPGAL
- the LOC142408791 gene encoding rho-related BTB domain-containing protein 2-like isoform X3, whose product is MWYPEIKHFCPRTPIVLVGCQLDLRYADLEAVNRARRPLAKPIKPTDILPPERGHEVAKELGVPYYETSVVAQFGIKDVFDNAIRAALISRRHLQFWKSHLKKMQRPLLQAPFLPPKPPPPVIQVPDPPASRGWGPAALFCTPLCADVVFQLQGGQRVFAHRVYLATSCSKFYDLFTLEGPRGGGKEPAARTKSLDGERGALAEGACAPLRTSQSDDALRPAAGDGAAPGGGHDLSAWGRGFVSMRWELVADPVAGREKRMAVVRMDRRVQAEPFRAVLEYLYTGRLDQARGDLMQVATIAELLEVFDLRMMVANVLNKESFMNQEITKAFHVRRANRIKECLGKGVFADVVFRVDDGAVPAHKPLLIAGCDWMMAMFRGAFRESYAAEVSLPGTNCACLRAVLDFLYTGVFTPTPDLDAMELLILTNRLCLPRLQALTEQYAVDELLRAFMQRVEIDEQVIIYLEMTQFHNARQLAAWCLHYICTNYNSVCRRFPREMKFMSPENQAHFERHRWPPVWYLKEEDLYLRSKKEREREEQLQRKQHTRSKWCFWRPSPHVS